In Dryobates pubescens isolate bDryPub1 chromosome 8, bDryPub1.pri, whole genome shotgun sequence, a genomic segment contains:
- the WBP1L gene encoding WW domain binding protein 1-like isoform X3 produces MSLQNAFPPGSQTGFWLVWTIIIILSCCCVCHHRRTKHRLQAQQRQHEINLIAYREAHNYSALPFYFRFLPNYLLPPYEEVVNRPPTPPPPYSALHQQCIPAGSSSTIPDTPRSLQPAQSSSAGASGNNSSTDSAGGLPSLRDPEPSTASLPERAVAKMQSVEPGGTSTGAELVERAGPDKDTECKEGLLKGYSSESLEQSSAIPDGKDKTPGRQRRFTGDSGIEVCVCNRGHHDDDLKEFDGLIDDALDGPLDFCDSCSGRPHGDEEEGLFNATEEEHREHSHHHLPRQPVCVLLNTINEQDSPNSCTSNSPS; encoded by the exons GGTTCTGGCTGGTATggaccatcatcatcatcctcagCTGCTGTTGTGTTTGCCACCACCGACGCACCAAGCATCGCCTGCAGGCCCAGCAGCGGCAGCACGAGATCAACCTGATCGCTTACCGGGAAGCCCACAACTACTCGGCCCTGCCGTTTTATTTCC GGTTTTTGCCAAATTATTTACTACCTCCCTATGAGGAAGTGGTGAACCGACCACCGACCCCGCCGCCACCGTACAGTGCCTTACATCAGCAGTgcatcccagcaggcagcagtagcACAATCCCAGACACACCGagaagcctgcagccagcacagagcagctcagcaggagccagcggCAATAACAGCAGTACTGACAGTGCCGGGGGGCTGCCCAGCCTCAGGGACCCCGAGCCCTCCACCGCCTCGCTGCCCGAGCGAGCGGTTGCCAAAATGCAAAGCGTCGAGCCCGGCGGAACCAGCACGGGAGCCGAGCTCGTGGAGAGGGCCGGCCCCGATAAGGATACGGAGTGCAAGGAGGGACTGCTGAAAGGTTACAGCTCTGAGAGcttagagcagagcagcgccATTCCCGACGGGAAGGACAAGACGCCAGGGAGGCAGCGCCGTTTCACCGGCGACTCGGGCATCGAGGTCTGCGTTTGCAACCGGGGCCATCACGATGACGACCTGAAGGAGTTCGACGGGCTCATCGATGATGCTCTGGACGGGCCCCTGGACTTCTGTGACAGCTGCAGCGGCCGTCCCCACGGGGACGAGGAGGAAGGGCTTTTTAATGCCACGGAAGAGGAGCACCGTGAACACAGCCACCACCACCTGCCCCGGCAGCCGGTGTGTGTACTCTTGAACACAATAAACGAGCAGGACTCTCCAAACTCTTGTACTAGTAACTCCCCCAGCTAA